In Canis lupus dingo isolate Sandy chromosome 27, ASM325472v2, whole genome shotgun sequence, one genomic interval encodes:
- the RHNO1 gene encoding RAD9, HUS1, RAD1-interacting nuclear orphan protein 1 — MPPRKKRCQPSRKAQLLFQQEPLEGPKHHYGSPQRPITHTRQVSSKPIDHNTITSWVSPQFNMTAESCFPVNQKCHHRNQARPSSRKSTTSKFPHLTFESPPLSSGSATHGTSLTSECPDQSEKRISGRLLVPMLSPQSFKEASAHMLQDLSYPFIPPDIQTPESSFVKEGPVPPGQREGSLPSCSFHTSTPKSLEPGPVLVKDTPEEKYGIKVTWRRRRHLFTYLRERGKLNKNQFLVKNSLDFSDTSSLKKFS, encoded by the exons atgcCTCCCAGAAAAAAACGCTGCCAACCTTCCCGGAAAGCCCAGCTGCTATTCCAACAAGAACCACTGGAGGGCCCCAAACACCACTATGGCTCTCCCCAGCGTCCCATCACCCACACTAGACAGGTGTCCAGCAAGCCCATTGACCACAACACCATCACTTCCTGG GTATCACCTCAGTTTAATATGACAGCAGAAAGCTGCTTCCCGGTGAACCAGAAATGTCATCACCGAAACCAGGCAAGACCTTCAAGTCGAAAATCTACCACCTCCAAGTTCCCACATCTAACATTTGAGAGTCCACCCTTGTCTTCTGGTTCAGCCACACATGGGACCTCCTTAACCAGTGAATGCCCCGATCAGTCAGAGAAGCGCATTTCCGGAAGGCTCTTAGTTCCAATGCTCAGTCCTCAAAGCTTTAAGGAAGCATCAGCACACATGCTTCAAGACTTATCGTACCCATTCATTCCACCTGATATCCAGACCCCAGAGTCCTCGTTTGTGAAGGAGGGTCCTGTTCCCCCAGGTCAGAGGGAAGGGAGCCTTCCAAGCTGCTCCTTCCACACTAGTACTCCCAAGAGCCTAGAGCCTGGGCCTGTTCTAGTTAAAGACACTCCTGAGGAGAAGTATGGGATCAAGGTCACGTGGAGGAGACGACGCCACTTGTTCACTTAcctcagggagagagggaagctgaACAAAAACCAGTTCCTTGTGAAAAACTCACTGGATTTCTCGGACACCAGCAGTCTCAAGAAATTTTCATAA